One window from the genome of Acidobacteriota bacterium encodes:
- a CDS encoding RNA chaperone Hfq: MVAFKGRRPMGGGGGGGRPFGGGGSGGGGSRPFGGGSGKPFGGGGKFGKKPKFRKPFKKKLKRKPEVAAPAMDQTGLEALYLKTLMEEETPIVVVLTSGEKIKGLVKYYDKDTFSFGPSDGSPKLFVRKDGVKYLYEEPLEEVAEAEAEEVEDDEEIEEDEALVA, encoded by the coding sequence ATGGTTGCATTCAAAGGCCGTCGTCCGATGGGCGGCGGTGGCGGCGGCGGAAGGCCGTTTGGTGGTGGTGGTAGCGGCGGCGGCGGTAGCCGGCCGTTTGGTGGTGGCAGCGGCAAGCCATTTGGTGGCGGCGGTAAGTTTGGCAAGAAGCCGAAATTCCGCAAACCCTTCAAAAAGAAACTCAAGCGAAAACCGGAAGTGGCTGCTCCAGCAATGGATCAGACTGGTTTAGAGGCCCTATACCTCAAGACGTTGATGGAAGAGGAAACGCCGATTGTCGTGGTGCTGACCTCGGGCGAGAAGATCAAGGGCCTGGTGAAGTACTACGACAAAGACACCTTCAGTTTTGGACCTTCGGATGGAAGTCCCAAACTTTTCGTGCGCAAGGATGGCGTCAAGTACCTTTACGAGGAACCCTTGGAAGAGGTTGCGGAGGCTGAAGCCGAAGAGGTTGAGGACGACGAAGAAATCGAAGAAGACGAAGCTTTGGTCGCCTAA
- a CDS encoding MotA/TolQ/ExbB proton channel family protein, whose translation MILLSQIWLAVAPFALALLAESADAQALDFSLMGMIRHLGGVALGVVVILLIMSIWSIAIMVERFLTYNSAKNQSREFAPKVAASLKNAKIDEAISLSEKYKKSHLAMVLNAGLQEFRAHQLSSEISGEVVDASKRALQRATAIKVAEFKRGLSGLATIGSTAPFVGLFGTVFGIINAFQGMRSAESAGISAVAGGIAEALFTTAFGLLVAVPAVWLFNYFVSKVDNFVVEMDNSSAELVDYFLKQRAKR comes from the coding sequence ATGATTTTGCTTAGCCAAATTTGGTTAGCAGTTGCTCCTTTCGCGTTGGCGCTTTTGGCTGAAAGTGCCGACGCCCAGGCCCTTGATTTTTCACTGATGGGCATGATCCGTCACTTGGGCGGTGTGGCCTTGGGCGTTGTGGTCATCTTATTGATTATGTCTATCTGGTCAATTGCGATCATGGTCGAGCGATTTTTGACCTACAACTCCGCGAAGAATCAATCCCGCGAATTTGCCCCGAAGGTCGCCGCGTCGCTTAAGAACGCGAAGATTGACGAGGCGATTAGCTTGTCCGAGAAGTATAAAAAGAGTCACTTGGCGATGGTGCTCAATGCGGGCTTACAGGAATTTCGCGCCCACCAGCTTTCATCCGAGATTTCGGGTGAGGTTGTTGACGCCTCGAAACGTGCCTTGCAACGCGCCACTGCGATCAAGGTTGCTGAATTCAAGCGTGGCCTGTCAGGCTTGGCAACCATTGGTTCAACCGCGCCGTTCGTGGGACTCTTTGGTACAGTGTTTGGGATTATCAACGCCTTCCAAGGTATGCGTAGCGCCGAATCTGCCGGTATCTCGGCGGTGGCGGGTGGTATTGCCGAAGCGCTTTTCACCACTGCTTTTGGCTTGCTGGTGGCTGTGCCAGCCGTGTGGTTGTTCAATTATTTTGTCAGCAAAGTGGACAACTTTGTGGTGGAGATGGATAACTCTTCGGCTGAGCTTGTTGACTACTTTTTGAAGCAGAGAGCAAAACGGTAA
- the gyrA gene encoding DNA gyrase subunit A, producing the protein MDNPQRTAINIEDEMRRSYLDYAMSVIIGRALPDVRDGLKPVHRRILYSMNEKGLLHNKPFKKSANVVGDVLGAYHPHGDTAVYDTMVRMAQDFSMRYPLIDGQGNWGSLDGDAAAAYRYTEARLTRIASELLADIEKETVKFVPNYDESRQEPTVLPTRFPNLLVNGSDGIAVGMATKIPPHNLGEIIEATVHLIQNPKATAADLMKIIPGPDFPTGGFIYGREGIKQAYETGRGVMQVRARAAIDKIGRGAQERDAIVITEIPFQVNKAKLIEQIADLVNEKRVDGISEIRDETDRESTAAKKVRIVIELKRDAVPQIILNKLYKLTQMQTSFGMINLAIVNGQPRVLSLLETLNEFVAFRREVVRNRTLYELKKAKARAHILEGLIKAIDIIDQIIKLIRASQTTEEAKSGLIKQFGFSEIQAQAILDMQLRRLAALEKKKLVDEYEEVIKVIAELEEILNNERSLRSVIIKELRAVQKDYSDERRTNIVDSGVELTLEDLIANEDVVITLTHSGYVKRTPVTTYRAQRRGGTGRKGMSTRSEDVVSHIFVASTHSYLMVFTSQGQVYKLKVHEIPDAQAAGRGKAMVNLINLPSSEKIAGVVPVRDFAEGQFVVMVTRKGVIKKTELSEFANIRSNGIIAIGVDPGDELMKVEMTDGKMKIFLATYEGMAICFDEDDVRDMGRQARGVRGINLRDEDYVVGVCAVTGDEQMLSVTSNGFGKQTALREYRVTGRGGKGVINIKTTDKNGKVIAVMPVNKESGVLIITSQGKLIRIEAEQIRATGRSAQGVKLIDTSSGDLVASASLVERQSGQLAEDVMETA; encoded by the coding sequence ATGGACAACCCACAACGAACTGCTATCAACATTGAAGATGAAATGCGGCGTAGTTATCTTGACTATGCCATGTCCGTCATTATTGGCCGGGCGTTGCCTGACGTGCGGGATGGTCTGAAACCAGTGCATAGACGCATTCTTTACTCAATGAATGAGAAAGGATTGCTGCATAACAAGCCGTTCAAGAAATCGGCCAATGTCGTCGGTGATGTGCTCGGCGCTTATCACCCACACGGTGACACGGCGGTTTACGACACGATGGTGCGCATGGCGCAGGACTTTTCCATGCGCTACCCCCTCATTGACGGGCAAGGGAACTGGGGCAGTTTGGATGGCGATGCAGCAGCGGCTTACCGCTATACCGAGGCACGCCTGACCCGCATCGCGTCTGAATTGCTGGCGGACATCGAAAAGGAAACCGTCAAGTTCGTTCCCAATTACGACGAATCGCGCCAAGAGCCGACTGTGCTGCCGACGCGCTTCCCGAACCTGCTGGTGAATGGTTCTGATGGTATAGCAGTCGGCATGGCGACTAAAATTCCGCCGCACAATCTGGGCGAGATCATTGAGGCTACGGTTCACCTGATTCAAAACCCCAAAGCGACAGCGGCTGATTTGATGAAGATTATCCCCGGCCCTGACTTTCCCACGGGCGGGTTCATTTATGGGCGTGAGGGAATCAAGCAGGCTTACGAGACTGGACGCGGCGTGATGCAGGTGCGCGCACGGGCGGCGATTGACAAGATCGGGCGCGGCGCACAGGAACGTGATGCCATTGTCATCACCGAAATTCCGTTTCAGGTCAATAAGGCCAAACTGATCGAACAAATCGCCGATTTGGTTAATGAAAAGCGTGTTGACGGTATCTCTGAAATTCGTGATGAAACCGACCGCGAAAGCACGGCGGCCAAAAAAGTCCGTATCGTCATCGAACTTAAACGTGATGCCGTGCCGCAAATCATTCTGAACAAGTTGTATAAGCTGACGCAGATGCAAACCTCGTTCGGCATGATCAATCTGGCCATCGTCAATGGCCAGCCGCGCGTGCTCAGTCTGCTCGAAACACTCAATGAATTCGTCGCCTTTCGCCGTGAGGTTGTGCGCAATCGCACGCTCTATGAACTGAAAAAAGCCAAGGCGCGCGCGCATATTTTGGAAGGGCTGATCAAGGCGATTGACATCATTGACCAGATCATCAAACTGATCCGCGCTTCGCAAACCACCGAAGAGGCGAAATCCGGGCTGATCAAGCAGTTTGGCTTTTCCGAAATTCAGGCGCAGGCGATTCTTGACATGCAGTTGCGGCGTTTGGCTGCGCTTGAAAAGAAGAAGTTGGTGGATGAATACGAAGAAGTCATCAAAGTAATTGCCGAACTCGAAGAAATCCTCAACAACGAACGGTCGCTGCGCAGCGTCATCATCAAAGAATTGCGCGCTGTCCAAAAGGATTATTCCGATGAGCGCCGTACTAACATCGTTGATAGCGGTGTTGAATTAACTCTGGAAGACCTCATCGCGAACGAAGATGTGGTCATCACGTTGACGCATTCCGGTTACGTCAAACGTACTCCGGTGACGACCTATCGCGCACAACGCCGCGGCGGCACTGGCCGCAAGGGAATGAGCACGCGCTCTGAAGACGTCGTCTCGCACATCTTTGTTGCCTCGACGCACAGTTACTTGATGGTCTTCACTTCCCAGGGGCAGGTCTACAAATTGAAGGTGCACGAGATCCCCGATGCCCAGGCCGCCGGACGCGGTAAGGCGATGGTCAATCTGATCAATTTGCCATCCAGCGAGAAAATCGCCGGCGTCGTTCCTGTGCGCGATTTTGCCGAAGGCCAGTTCGTCGTGATGGTCACCCGCAAGGGCGTCATCAAAAAGACCGAGCTTTCCGAATTCGCCAATATTCGCTCCAACGGCATCATTGCGATTGGCGTGGATCCGGGTGACGAATTGATGAAGGTGGAGATGACCGACGGCAAGATGAAAATCTTCCTGGCCACTTACGAAGGCATGGCGATCTGTTTTGACGAAGACGACGTGCGCGATATGGGTCGCCAGGCGCGTGGCGTGCGCGGTATCAATCTGCGTGATGAAGATTATGTTGTTGGTGTCTGTGCCGTTACTGGCGATGAGCAAATGCTCTCGGTCACCAGCAACGGTTTCGGCAAACAGACGGCGTTGCGCGAATATCGCGTCACTGGGCGCGGGGGCAAAGGCGTCATCAATATCAAGACGACCGATAAAAACGGCAAGGTGATCGCCGTGATGCCGGTGAACAAAGAGAGTGGCGTGCTGATCATCACTTCGCAAGGCAAGCTTATTCGCATCGAGGCCGAACAAATCCGCGCCACCGGACGCAGCGCCCAGGGCGTCAAATTGATTGATACTTCCAGTGGTGATTTGGTCGCCAGCGCTTCATTGGTCGAACGCCAAAGCGGTCAATTGGCGGAAGATGTGATGGAGACAGCCTGA
- a CDS encoding biopolymer transporter ExbD has product MAMGGGGTGATPYINVTPLIDVLLVLLIIFMVISPQKPHRFETKVPEKPPEDQKDSPPDPLSLLVTIPKTGGGYKLNQQEAKTLQELQDQLFKALNGRPNDRKAVFIKGPIGLPYGEVVKVIDVVTAAGAAPIGLQIEDLEQ; this is encoded by the coding sequence ATGGCAATGGGTGGCGGTGGAACTGGCGCAACACCATACATCAACGTAACACCTTTGATTGATGTGCTGTTAGTATTGCTGATTATCTTTATGGTCATCAGCCCGCAAAAGCCGCACCGCTTTGAGACCAAGGTGCCAGAAAAACCGCCTGAAGATCAAAAAGATTCGCCACCAGACCCGTTGAGTTTGTTGGTCACGATTCCCAAAACAGGTGGCGGTTACAAATTGAATCAGCAGGAAGCCAAAACCTTGCAAGAGTTGCAAGATCAGCTTTTCAAGGCGTTGAACGGCCGCCCCAATGATCGTAAAGCGGTATTTATCAAGGGACCTATCGGGTTGCCTTATGGTGAGGTCGTCAAAGTCATTGACGTGGTCACTGCGGCTGGGGCAGCGCCAATCGGCCTACAGATCGAAGATTTGGAACAGTAA
- a CDS encoding energy transducer TonB produces MFDSLPESSKHTQDNTRTSKFFLVTGLIYAVVLLVGGIASILYLNPSLADALDVSTMLAPPPPPAAPPPPAAQQVIVKNTPAPTTFTPPTKPPEKIPDPTTVVSRPVVAVSQGVPGGVPGGQPGGVPGGVAGGKGDADPPPPPPPPPPKPTPEATPKPEPPKQIKVSGGVLQGSALNKVQPTYPPIAKAARASGAVQVQVTISEEGRVIEASVVNGHPLLREAALQAARQWRFKPTELSGVPVKVQGVLTFNFTLQ; encoded by the coding sequence ATGTTTGATAGCTTACCTGAATCGTCAAAGCATACGCAGGATAACACCCGTACTAGCAAGTTTTTTCTAGTGACGGGTCTGATTTATGCTGTGGTTTTGCTGGTAGGTGGAATTGCCTCGATTCTATATTTGAATCCGAGTTTGGCGGATGCGCTGGATGTTTCCACGATGCTTGCGCCGCCGCCACCGCCTGCTGCTCCACCACCACCTGCGGCACAACAAGTTATCGTTAAAAACACGCCGGCGCCGACAACTTTTACGCCGCCCACCAAACCACCGGAGAAAATTCCTGATCCTACAACTGTGGTGTCACGCCCCGTGGTAGCGGTATCGCAGGGTGTGCCAGGTGGTGTACCAGGGGGCCAGCCGGGTGGTGTACCAGGTGGTGTAGCCGGGGGAAAAGGTGATGCAGACCCGCCGCCGCCGCCGCCTCCTCCTCCTCCCAAGCCGACCCCAGAGGCGACTCCAAAACCTGAGCCGCCCAAGCAAATCAAGGTTTCAGGCGGTGTGTTACAAGGCAGCGCATTGAATAAAGTGCAGCCGACTTATCCGCCTATCGCAAAGGCTGCGCGCGCATCAGGTGCGGTACAGGTGCAAGTGACGATTTCTGAGGAGGGGCGTGTAATTGAAGCCAGTGTCGTCAATGGACACCCATTGCTGCGAGAAGCTGCGCTCCAGGCAGCTAGGCAATGGCGGTTCAAGCCGACCGAGCTTTCAGGTGTGCCAGTGAAGGTGCAAGGTGTACTGACTTTTAACTTCACGCTGCAATAA
- a CDS encoding biopolymer transporter ExbD — MGMSASGATKVESDINVTPMVDIMLVLLIIFMVVTPLLQSGVTVILPRGKNPVEDANITKDTAVVISVPEPGFFYVGRDPIPGSDMPKLISTIKTRMDQLKPSDPHVVYIKGGNNVPYGEIVKVVNAIRDAGFDQLGLVSDKKKVGEE, encoded by the coding sequence ATGGGGATGTCAGCTAGTGGTGCTACCAAGGTAGAGTCGGATATCAACGTTACGCCAATGGTGGATATTATGTTGGTATTGCTGATTATCTTTATGGTTGTTACGCCGCTGTTACAATCCGGTGTCACAGTTATTTTACCGCGCGGGAAAAATCCTGTCGAAGACGCAAATATCACGAAAGATACGGCGGTGGTTATTTCTGTGCCGGAGCCTGGTTTCTTTTACGTCGGGCGCGATCCCATTCCTGGTTCAGACATGCCGAAATTGATTAGTACGATCAAGACGAGAATGGATCAACTCAAACCGAGCGATCCGCATGTGGTTTATATCAAGGGCGGGAACAATGTGCCCTATGGTGAAATCGTCAAGGTTGTTAATGCCATTCGTGACGCTGGGTTCGATCAGCTTGGCTTGGTTTCGGATAAAAAGAAAGTCGGCGAAGAGTAA
- a CDS encoding tetratricopeptide repeat protein, translated as MLRDSLLALACLCLLFSLACRKRGTALLEQAQQAWDGNDYATAAARYEDFLRDNPRDPQAAQARFKAANIYLYNLKRQELAIQHYIHLIEDFPKAPEIPQARQRLAESYAAAKKPREAIMEYENLLQTAPGFADKRRTRLNVADLYYDLNELGQALAEYQKVIVQAPYDELTERAQMRVGGIHLIRDEFEEAIAAYQIVTQHTQDAGLRRMARYGLTDSYERTYKYNEAVKILEGTEPDPKTPDYIKQRVASIRELERQRNLTGPAGSLSKRR; from the coding sequence TTGTTGAGAGACAGCCTGCTCGCTCTGGCTTGCCTGTGTTTGCTCTTTTCGTTAGCTTGTCGCAAGCGTGGCACCGCCCTGCTGGAACAGGCACAACAGGCTTGGGATGGGAATGATTACGCGACAGCGGCGGCGCGCTACGAAGACTTCCTGCGGGATAATCCGCGCGATCCGCAAGCCGCGCAGGCACGGTTCAAAGCCGCCAACATCTACCTATATAACCTGAAGCGACAGGAACTGGCGATTCAGCACTACATTCACCTGATTGAGGATTTTCCGAAGGCGCCCGAAATTCCGCAGGCGCGGCAACGGTTAGCCGAAAGTTATGCCGCCGCCAAAAAACCGCGGGAAGCGATCATGGAGTATGAAAACCTGCTTCAGACCGCCCCAGGTTTTGCCGATAAGCGGCGTACTCGCTTGAATGTGGCAGACCTTTATTATGATCTAAACGAATTAGGCCAAGCGCTGGCCGAATATCAAAAAGTCATTGTCCAGGCACCTTATGACGAGTTGACGGAACGCGCCCAAATGCGCGTGGGTGGCATACACCTCATCCGCGATGAATTTGAGGAAGCCATTGCCGCTTACCAAATCGTCACCCAGCATACGCAGGATGCGGGGTTGCGCCGGATGGCCCGTTACGGATTGACTGACAGTTACGAACGTACCTACAAATACAACGAAGCCGTGAAAATCCTGGAAGGCACAGAGCCTGATCCCAAAACACCCGATTACATCAAACAGCGCGTCGCTTCTATCCGCGAATTAGAGCGCCAGCGTAACTTAACCGGGCCTGCCGGTTCACTTTCAAAACGCAGGTGA